A segment of the Ptychodera flava strain L36383 unplaced genomic scaffold, AS_Pfla_20210202 Scaffold_28__1_contigs__length_4768798_pilon, whole genome shotgun sequence genome:
AATTTGATTAATGATATTCTGTATTGGAACAGTTAAGTttacttatgaatttcaaaatctaCGAAACGTTTCAATACCCAagtcgtaaatttactaaaaaatttcagaagccagaggaaacacagtGATCACAGATTAAACTATGTCTTACCTTTGTCTTTGCAGTTCCTCTGCTGCCACTCGTATGAGGTGTACTCTGTGACTCCTGTGTAGTCATTGGCTATGGGGTATTTTCTGTGACTCTTCCTTGTTCTTTGGCTGTGTGGATAATGGGAGATGCATAAAGACTTTTCAGAATGAAATGTCTTGtacatcatgtcaaaatatagAGTATCAAATTTTAAGGGAAGCATACAAATTGATgatgaacaagtcattgtcaatgatatagtccCTGCAAAATATAAATTCTGTCACTGTAATACATTGAAAGTGCATAAATGCAATAGTCCCATTTCCATGACTGATCATCTTGGTACTTCTGTTGGCATGTTATctgaaatgaacatttttgtgCAAGGAATGTGTAAAATCAACTTGTATTTTGATGGGTTTTGAACCTGGATCTGCTGTAATATGGAAGTCCCCCATCATAACCACTTGGTCAAGTTCACTTGCACAAAAAGCTTTGTTTGAAAAATGAGATATATGGGTAAAACTACAGAATTTAAATTAAATGCAAACTGCAGCCTGTGTCCATTAACACTGCAGTGTCATGCTTGCCATGACACTTAACAAAAATACTACCTGTCCTGTAATTTTCAGCCCAactacaaatttctaagaaaagtGATGTTATACTAGGTtacatatttcaatatattgaCAATGTTGATAGTTAATATTTCAGTTGTTATTAGTGAGAGctgtaaatacatttttgatCTTTCTCCGGATTCTGCATTTACCTTGATAAGTCAAGACAATGGCATTAAGGAAACATAATTCCGGATGGTCCTTGATTCTAATGACGTAATCTAGAGTTGATTGGATGAGTTCGTGACCCCAGCCAATCTTGATAGACTGCTCCGTCGTCAATTTCACGTCAGCGCCAAACTTGACGCACCCTGTAGTGTTCCTTGATCTGCGAAATCAATGTAAGTAGTTGAGATGAAGCAAAAAATACCAGGGGTATCATATAAATGATTACAACGACAGACGACCAAAGTTTTCGACTATCCATTTCTCAAGGATCACAAAGTCTACAATGGGTACACCAAACATGTGAGAAAGTGACGCTAGGCTTCACAGAGCTGCCAAAAGAAGCACCTCAGGCATATGTGATATGCACTtcttttaagtcgccctccagAATCATACAATTACTTAACAAATATAACTTTTGCCAAAGAGGGACTTCATGTAGAGATTACAGTAACATTGTGCCACTAAAACGAAGGAAGTGCTGGTTAACTGTTTGTCATGGGATTTCTGAACTACAAGTAGTCTTGTGCACATACCTCCTAATGTTTTAAATGAACATTAAGTGCTGTATCTCCCAACAACGTTTTTTTATAACAAATAAGTGTACAACATGGGCACTACTAGCTGATGTTTAAGAATAAGTAGCATTGCAATGTGTCTGTAATAATTGTGACAGGCTGTGCTAAGATTCAACACTAACTTAGGGGGTATGCTTGTATTTATTAACCATCACAAGCACCCTCAGATGAGCATTGAGTTCGACAATGAGGGCGGCTGGAACCAGCATTCTTCTGGTAAGCGGTAATTAAATAGTGTTGGCGGTTGGGAATATCAGAGCATTGAAAGCTGTTCATACCTGTATGCCAGTCTCAGGACGTTCAATTCCATGAAGGATGCCTTCAGCAGGGCCATCTGATCCTCCAGGAGCAGATCACGGAATCCCGGAACTTGGCGGGCCCATTTGATGATCAGCTGCAATTCCTTGTAACCATACTGCATCAGATCATCAATGCCAAGGTAACTCATGTCCTTCAGGCCTGCCAGGGAGGGTGAATGTGAAACATTTATATCCATCTCACCTCTACGTCTCTGTGTAGAGGTCCAAccttaccatagaaaacaacaaGATTGGGTcgaaccatagtggtgaaagagGTAGGGTCATGTCTAAGACTTTCCCTTTGCAGATTATTGACAGAACCGAAAGGAGGGAAGTATACTCTTTTTATCTTAACATGCATGGAAAGCAACAACTTTCTGAATACCAACCATATTTAACCTGCTCACCCCTAATAGAGTTATCtgaggaatggcggccattttgaatttcaaatatagcaaaatgttgcgtaatttgtttcactagttccaaacttttcacggtgacccctggtttttattgttgatttggttaagagaatggttgaaagtttcattcaggaaagtttgagcaaaattctctcactttcaaggtgcatggTACCCTAACGCAGAATAGTGCACTGGCACTTATACCGGTATACTACAGTACAGGTAAAGAATACTACCAGTCTACCAGAGCTGTATAGTAATGGTATGGAGTGTTACCGGTTGCCATGGTATGATATACACCTGGTATGGTGAGGTAAGGCCTAGCAGAATGGATTATACCGGTACTAAGGTACGGTATAAAACTGTTCAACTGTACTCACAGTCTGATGTTGGTACAATGTCAGGTCTGGCAGCTATTAGGTTCTCAGCCAGTTTTTCATATTCGGCGTTATGTTCAGGTATCGCAAACGGCGTGTTCCCACTGGCTTTGCTCTCGGCCCATGGTGTGCCCTCCTCCTCAAAAGACggtattgtgtttttcaacggCTCAGCTGGTAAATCAATGTTTCTGTTTTCGTTTCTGTTTGACGATGGCCGAGTCGTGGCGTCTGTGTCGTTGTCTGTCTTTAACCGTTTTGCTTTTTGTTTCCCTCCCGGTGTGCGGTCCTCCCTGAcagctgtgaaaaaaaattacagaaattgtAGAATAATTGGCATTGAGATGATAAATAGAGCAAAATAGATGATAGTGAGTTTGGTTTTGTTCTGGCCGTGATTTTGTTGGAGTCCCGAGGATTCTTGCCTCGAGGGGACACTTCTTTAAACAAACATGAGCAATGTATCGCAGAAATTAACACAGTCATTTTGATGTCTGGAATGTCAATGGGTTTACTTGAATGTGCCAAAAGTATCGGTGACTTTGCATAGAGcttaaaccctttcacccccagttccctgtgtacaggtccaactttaccatagaaaacaatggatttgggacaaacaatggtggtgaaagggttaaagccatCTGG
Coding sequences within it:
- the LOC139126983 gene encoding estrogen-related receptor gamma-like, which gives rise to MLVLVKSARNKKKHGRPAPRFDLETCTPLADGEPSATRDEEPSTSSAVTTTNELLCLVCSDKASGYHYSVYSCEGCKGFFKRTVQKQLKYSCREKEVCEVTKFSRNNCQFCRFQKCLNMGMKVEAVREDRTPGGKQKAKRLKTDNDTDATTRPSSNRNENRNIDLPAEPLKNTIPSFEEEGTPWAESKASGNTPFAIPEHNAEYEKLAENLIAARPDIVPTSDCLKDMSYLGIDDLMQYGYKELQLIIKWARQVPGFRDLLLEDQMALLKASFMELNVLRLAYRSRNTTGCVKFGADVKLTTEQSIKIGWGHELIQSTLDYVIRIKDHPELCFLNAIVLTYQAKEQGRVTENTP